One window of Psychrobacillus sp. FSL H8-0483 genomic DNA carries:
- a CDS encoding bifunctional homocysteine S-methyltransferase/methylenetetrahydrofolate reductase, with protein MGLLEKLQTNMLTADGAMGTLLYSYGIDYCNEELNIQKPEIVEKIHQDYIAAGADIIQTNTYGANAIKLARYGLEHQVKEINEAAMQIAKRAAAPGGQFVLGTIGGIRGIRKSDASISEIIATLDQQATQLLSGNPDGLLLETYYDLEELTTTVTYLRKMTDTPIIAQVSMHEPGILQNGLSLNEALHQLAAIGADIVGVNCRLGPHHTIQAFEAVTLPEKAFLSAYPNASLLDIEDGRIVYESEADYFGKAALYLREAGVRLIGGCCGTTPKHIEAVKKRIGNLPPITNKIVKSKTAIVIQEAEPTINQPLHEKAKTERTIIVELDTPRHLDTSTFMEGADKLYAAGIDAVTMADNSLASPRISNMAMGSMLKLQNNIRPLAHITCRDRNLIGLQSHLMGLDALGIHDILAVTGDPTKIGDFPGATSVYDVSSLELLQLIKQLNEGISFSGKSLRKKANFSVAAAFNPNVRILDRAVKRLEKKIECGADYFITQPVYTKEKLHEIYEATNHLSTPIFIGIMPLTNSRNSEFLHNEVPGIKLSDEVLERMRLCGEDRERATAEGIQIAKELIDTAAELFNGIYIITPFFRYDMSLELIRYIKEFDEKKARENSYVQTSN; from the coding sequence ATGGGATTGTTAGAGAAATTGCAAACAAATATGTTAACTGCAGACGGAGCAATGGGGACGCTGCTTTATTCATACGGAATTGATTATTGTAATGAAGAATTAAACATACAGAAACCTGAGATTGTAGAGAAGATTCATCAAGATTATATCGCTGCAGGAGCAGATATTATCCAAACGAATACATATGGAGCGAATGCGATTAAGTTGGCGCGATACGGGTTAGAGCATCAAGTGAAAGAAATCAATGAAGCGGCGATGCAAATTGCGAAGAGAGCTGCTGCACCAGGAGGACAATTTGTGCTTGGGACGATCGGTGGCATCCGAGGAATACGTAAGAGTGATGCCTCCATCAGTGAAATTATTGCAACGCTTGACCAGCAAGCAACTCAACTTTTATCGGGAAATCCAGATGGTTTACTGTTAGAGACGTACTATGATTTGGAGGAGCTAACGACCACTGTGACGTATTTGCGCAAGATGACGGATACGCCAATCATTGCCCAAGTATCGATGCATGAGCCAGGTATCTTGCAAAATGGCTTATCGCTAAATGAAGCCTTGCATCAGCTAGCAGCAATTGGGGCCGACATTGTAGGAGTCAATTGCCGATTAGGACCTCATCATACAATCCAAGCGTTTGAAGCGGTCACGCTCCCTGAAAAAGCGTTTCTTTCTGCTTATCCAAATGCGAGTCTGCTCGATATAGAGGATGGACGTATTGTATACGAATCCGAAGCAGATTATTTTGGTAAAGCAGCATTATACCTAAGGGAAGCAGGTGTCCGTTTAATCGGTGGATGCTGCGGGACGACACCAAAACATATAGAAGCGGTGAAAAAAAGAATCGGTAATTTACCTCCGATTACAAATAAAATCGTAAAGTCGAAAACAGCCATTGTTATTCAAGAAGCAGAGCCAACAATCAATCAGCCACTCCACGAAAAAGCGAAGACGGAAAGAACGATTATTGTTGAACTGGATACGCCCCGACATTTGGATACATCTACTTTCATGGAAGGGGCCGACAAGCTTTATGCCGCTGGAATTGACGCAGTCACGATGGCGGATAATTCACTAGCTTCTCCGCGAATTAGCAATATGGCAATGGGATCCATGCTAAAGCTGCAAAATAATATTCGTCCACTTGCACATATTACTTGTCGTGACCGCAACTTGATTGGCTTGCAATCACATTTAATGGGGCTTGATGCACTTGGCATCCATGACATACTGGCTGTAACTGGCGATCCAACAAAAATTGGAGATTTCCCAGGTGCAACAAGTGTTTATGATGTCTCCAGCTTAGAGTTGCTTCAATTAATTAAACAGCTAAATGAAGGTATTTCATTCTCGGGAAAATCGCTTCGAAAAAAAGCAAACTTCTCCGTTGCAGCAGCTTTCAATCCAAATGTTCGCATACTCGATCGTGCTGTCAAGCGACTGGAGAAAAAAATAGAATGTGGAGCAGATTATTTCATCACGCAGCCTGTTTATACAAAAGAGAAATTGCATGAAATATATGAAGCAACCAACCATCTATCTACACCTATTTTCATTGGCATTATGCCGCTCACGAATAGCCGTAATTCGGAGTTCTTGCATAATGAAGTGCCTGGTATTAAATTATCAGACGAAGTGCTGGAACGTATGCGCTTATGTGGCGAAGATAGAGAGCGCGCGACTGCGGAGGGTATACAAATCGCGAAAGAACTAATCGATACTGCTGCAGAATTATTTAATGGTATTTACATCATTACGCCGTTTTTCCGATACGATATGTCACTGGAATTGATTCGCTATATTAAAGAGTTTGATGAAAAGAAAGCGAGAGAAAACAGTTATGTCCAAACATCTAATTGA
- the metH gene encoding methionine synthase — MSKHLIEQQLQNRILIIDGAMGTMIQNANLSPEDFGGEEYDGCNEYLNIINPNVIEQIHREYLEAGADIICTNTFGGTPVVLNEYNLGDQARDINLRAAQLAKKCTEELSTPEWPRFVAGAIGPTTKTLSVTGGITFDELTHDFYVQAKALVEGGSDVILLETSQDMLNVKAATIGIKQAFEETGKELPIMISGTIEPMGTTLAGQSIEAFYISIEHIKPLSVGLNCATGPEFMTDHIRSLSELSEGYVSCYPNAGLPDEEGHYHESPESLSKKLRGFAEKGWLNVVGGCCGTTPAHIQAVREAVKDLAPRKRAEAGHGHVVSGIEPLQYDESMRPLFIGERTNVIGSRKFKRLIVDGKFEEASEIARAQVKGGAHVIDICLANPDRDELEDMTHFMKEVVKKVKVPLVIDSTDENVIEEALKYSQGKTIINSINLEDGEERFDAVMPLVKKYGAAVVVGTIDEVGMAVTRERKLEIAERSYDLLVNKWGLAPEDIIFDPLVFPVGTGDQQYIGSAVETIEGIRLIKEKMPRTLTILGVSNVSFGLPPVGREVLNAVYLYHCTQAGLDYAIVNTEKLERFASIPKQEVEMANELLFTTTDQTLADFTDFYRDKKKEKTEDDIPKTVPERLAYYIIEGTKEGLIPDLEAALQMYETPLEVINGPLMEGMSEVGRLFNDNQLIVAEVLQSAGVMKASVAHLEQYMEKKEDDSGKGKIVLATVKGDVHDIGKNLVDIILSNNGYKVIDVGIKVTPATLIEVIRKEKPDIIGLSGLLVKSAQQMVITAQDFKEAGIDVPILVGGAALSRRFTETKISAEYDGPVLYAKDAMQGLDLANRLQNEEDKVVLLQELDVQQEKRKVAEANRASKQAVAVLEKPVKTVREDVQVYQPKDLRRHVQKDYSVAHLHPYVNMRTLIGHHLGLKGYSEKLLDEGDDRATELHELVTGFLTSGILKPRGMYQFFPAQSDGDDVIIYDPADSKTEIERFTFPRQSAEPFLCLADYLKSVASGEMDYVAFMQVTAGHGVRAEATKLKEQGKFLESHALQATALEVAEGYAERIHQEIRDQWGFPDATDFTMRERFAAKYQGQRFSFGYPACPNLEDQTKLFGLLRPEDIGVQLTEGFMMEPEASVSAIVFAHPDARYFVVD, encoded by the coding sequence ATGTCCAAACATCTAATTGAGCAGCAGCTTCAAAATAGAATACTTATTATCGATGGTGCGATGGGTACGATGATTCAAAATGCCAACCTTTCCCCAGAAGATTTCGGTGGAGAAGAATACGACGGTTGTAATGAATATTTGAACATTATAAATCCAAATGTTATTGAACAAATTCATCGGGAATACTTAGAAGCTGGTGCTGATATCATCTGTACAAATACATTTGGTGGAACTCCAGTCGTGTTGAATGAGTACAATCTAGGTGATCAGGCACGTGATATTAACCTTCGCGCAGCGCAACTTGCGAAGAAGTGTACTGAAGAACTTTCTACACCAGAATGGCCGCGTTTTGTAGCTGGAGCAATTGGACCAACGACGAAAACATTATCAGTCACTGGTGGAATTACGTTTGATGAATTAACGCATGACTTTTACGTGCAAGCAAAAGCTTTAGTCGAAGGTGGATCCGATGTTATCTTACTAGAAACGAGTCAGGATATGCTGAATGTGAAAGCTGCTACAATCGGAATAAAACAGGCATTTGAAGAAACGGGAAAAGAACTTCCTATTATGATTTCGGGCACAATCGAGCCAATGGGAACGACGCTCGCTGGTCAAAGCATCGAAGCCTTCTACATTTCCATTGAGCATATTAAGCCACTTTCTGTTGGATTGAATTGTGCAACTGGCCCTGAATTTATGACGGATCATATTCGTTCCCTTTCGGAGCTATCAGAAGGTTATGTAAGCTGTTATCCGAATGCAGGGTTACCTGACGAAGAAGGGCATTATCATGAGTCACCGGAATCGCTCTCTAAAAAACTAAGAGGCTTTGCAGAAAAAGGCTGGCTAAATGTAGTCGGTGGATGCTGTGGAACAACTCCTGCACATATCCAAGCAGTTCGCGAAGCAGTGAAAGACCTTGCACCACGCAAACGAGCAGAAGCAGGTCATGGCCATGTTGTGTCTGGAATTGAACCCCTTCAATATGATGAATCGATGCGTCCTTTATTTATTGGAGAACGTACCAATGTTATTGGGTCTAGGAAGTTTAAACGATTGATTGTAGATGGGAAATTTGAAGAAGCTTCTGAAATTGCGCGTGCCCAAGTAAAAGGTGGGGCACATGTAATTGATATTTGTCTTGCAAACCCAGACCGAGATGAGCTGGAGGATATGACACATTTCATGAAAGAAGTCGTAAAAAAAGTGAAAGTGCCACTTGTCATTGATTCGACGGATGAAAATGTTATTGAAGAAGCATTGAAATATTCACAAGGAAAAACAATTATCAACTCGATTAATTTAGAGGACGGAGAAGAACGATTCGACGCGGTTATGCCCCTTGTGAAAAAGTATGGAGCAGCAGTAGTAGTCGGAACGATTGATGAAGTTGGAATGGCTGTTACACGTGAGCGCAAGCTCGAAATTGCAGAACGTTCGTATGATTTGCTTGTAAACAAATGGGGACTTGCGCCAGAAGATATTATTTTTGATCCATTAGTATTTCCAGTAGGTACGGGGGATCAACAATACATTGGTTCGGCAGTAGAAACGATTGAAGGTATTCGATTAATAAAAGAAAAGATGCCACGTACCTTAACGATTCTTGGCGTAAGTAATGTATCATTTGGACTTCCTCCAGTAGGACGTGAAGTATTAAATGCGGTTTATCTATACCACTGTACACAAGCGGGACTTGATTATGCGATTGTGAATACAGAGAAATTGGAACGATTTGCGTCTATCCCGAAACAAGAAGTGGAAATGGCGAATGAGCTTTTATTCACAACGACGGACCAAACTCTTGCTGATTTTACAGACTTTTATCGAGATAAAAAGAAAGAAAAGACAGAAGATGATATTCCAAAAACGGTTCCTGAGCGTCTTGCTTATTATATTATCGAAGGAACAAAAGAGGGGTTGATTCCTGATTTGGAAGCTGCACTTCAAATGTATGAAACTCCTCTGGAAGTCATCAATGGACCATTAATGGAAGGGATGTCCGAAGTGGGGCGTCTATTTAATGACAATCAACTAATTGTTGCAGAAGTACTTCAAAGTGCGGGTGTCATGAAAGCATCTGTTGCCCATTTAGAGCAATATATGGAGAAAAAAGAAGATGACTCTGGTAAAGGGAAAATCGTGCTAGCAACTGTAAAAGGCGATGTACATGATATAGGGAAAAATTTGGTGGATATCATTTTAAGTAACAACGGATATAAAGTGATTGACGTTGGAATTAAAGTAACGCCTGCTACGCTAATCGAAGTAATTCGGAAAGAAAAGCCTGATATCATAGGCTTGTCCGGGTTGCTCGTTAAATCGGCGCAGCAAATGGTTATTACAGCACAGGATTTTAAAGAAGCGGGTATTGACGTTCCGATTCTTGTAGGGGGAGCAGCTCTTTCTAGGAGATTTACTGAAACTAAAATTTCTGCGGAATATGATGGTCCAGTGCTGTATGCAAAAGATGCGATGCAAGGACTTGATCTTGCAAATCGTTTGCAAAATGAGGAAGATAAAGTGGTTTTATTACAGGAACTCGATGTACAGCAAGAAAAACGAAAAGTGGCAGAGGCTAATCGCGCGTCCAAGCAAGCGGTTGCTGTTTTAGAGAAACCAGTGAAAACTGTCCGAGAGGATGTCCAGGTTTACCAACCGAAGGATCTTCGTCGACATGTGCAGAAAGATTATTCAGTTGCTCATCTTCATCCGTATGTAAATATGCGAACACTAATCGGGCATCATTTAGGGTTAAAAGGGTACAGTGAGAAGTTATTAGATGAGGGGGATGATCGTGCAACAGAACTTCATGAATTAGTAACAGGATTCTTAACTTCAGGTATTTTAAAACCACGAGGGATGTATCAATTTTTCCCGGCACAATCGGATGGAGACGATGTAATTATTTATGATCCGGCAGATTCTAAAACTGAAATTGAGCGTTTCACATTTCCGCGGCAATCAGCAGAACCATTCCTATGCCTTGCTGATTACTTGAAGTCCGTGGCAAGTGGTGAAATGGACTACGTAGCATTTATGCAAGTAACTGCGGGTCATGGCGTTCGTGCCGAAGCAACTAAACTAAAAGAACAAGGAAAGTTTTTAGAAAGTCATGCATTACAGGCTACTGCCCTAGAAGTGGCAGAAGGATATGCGGAACGAATTCACCAAGAGATTCGAGATCAGTGGGGCTTCCCTGACGCAACAGACTTTACGATGCGAGAACGTTTCGCAGCCAAATATCAAGGGCAACGATTCTCCTTTGGATACCCAGCTTGTCCAAATCTAGAGGACCAAACAAAATTATTTGGCTTGTTAAGACCGGAAGATATTGGCGTACAGTTAACAGAAGGATTCATGATGGAACCAGAAGCATCTGTTTCAGCAATCGTATTCGCTCATCCAGATGCGAGATATTTTGTAGTGGATTAA
- a CDS encoding PucR family transcriptional regulator ligand-binding domain-containing protein: MLKVQDLLEIKAIDGLKIVAGVEGVQNHISIVNILENPDAFDWLSPNELLLSTGYIFKDNEELQNKIIKELSEINCAGLVIKMKRYFDKLPQNMIDEANKYGLPLLELPIGYTLSNVISIINEKASGRYDLLNRQTLDMHNLFFSITLEGGGISRISSMLSGTINNPILIVDKNWKLLHYSEHEDNHFSLQESLDLKSNKPIFTKEFIDTIPNNLNEMKKSIKRIYNLNGKKIICRVLPIAVSQDLYGYIIIWQTVRNLIEFDYIILQQASTIIALERIKAKEIEEVKLKIRHDFYDDLLSGKITSSETLQTLCDLHGLNSNYMYYCMVINIEVKEVDKFEDMIIGKYKMDNIAQSCVEIVYEKSYKANGEITCFYRNNRIIVLVGQNEERQPISVSEAKQYATELHDELGKRIKKTFLIGIGQQYQEIKSLYKSFSEANEMIRLMQHMNEKNEVSHFEDYSVYHLLDSNISSSELEDFFQKCLGKIYEHDKLHTTSYISTLENYFNNNQNVSETSKAMYLHRNTLIYRIEKIKEILNTDLKNSEELLRIQIALKIFRILNKNM; the protein is encoded by the coding sequence TTGCTTAAAGTTCAAGACTTATTGGAGATCAAAGCAATAGATGGTCTAAAGATTGTTGCAGGGGTGGAAGGAGTTCAAAATCACATATCTATTGTCAATATTCTAGAGAACCCAGATGCATTCGATTGGCTTTCACCTAATGAATTACTTCTATCGACGGGATATATTTTTAAAGATAATGAGGAACTTCAAAATAAAATTATAAAAGAGCTCTCGGAGATAAACTGTGCAGGACTTGTTATCAAGATGAAGCGATACTTTGATAAGCTTCCTCAGAATATGATTGATGAAGCAAATAAATATGGTTTACCACTTCTCGAACTACCTATTGGGTATACTCTTTCCAATGTCATATCTATTATTAATGAAAAAGCATCTGGCAGATATGATTTGCTAAATAGACAAACGCTGGACATGCATAATTTATTCTTTAGCATTACCCTTGAAGGCGGAGGAATATCAAGAATTAGCTCCATGTTATCTGGAACCATTAATAATCCAATTCTTATTGTAGATAAAAATTGGAAACTCTTGCATTACTCAGAACATGAAGACAACCATTTTTCGTTACAAGAATCATTAGACTTAAAATCAAATAAACCCATCTTTACAAAAGAATTCATTGATACAATTCCTAACAATCTAAATGAAATGAAGAAATCAATCAAAAGAATTTATAATTTAAATGGCAAGAAAATAATATGTCGAGTATTGCCAATTGCAGTTTCTCAAGACTTATATGGATATATCATCATTTGGCAAACGGTACGTAATCTAATTGAATTTGACTATATTATTCTGCAACAAGCTTCTACCATCATCGCGCTTGAAAGGATTAAAGCGAAGGAGATTGAAGAAGTTAAATTAAAAATCAGACATGATTTCTACGATGATTTACTTTCTGGAAAAATTACATCCTCAGAGACATTACAAACGTTATGTGATTTACATGGACTAAATTCAAACTATATGTACTATTGTATGGTTATTAATATTGAGGTTAAAGAAGTAGATAAATTTGAGGACATGATTATCGGGAAATATAAAATGGATAATATTGCTCAAAGTTGTGTGGAAATAGTTTATGAAAAGTCTTATAAAGCAAACGGAGAAATAACATGTTTTTATAGAAACAATAGAATCATCGTTCTAGTCGGACAAAATGAGGAACGACAACCCATTTCGGTTAGTGAAGCGAAGCAATACGCCACTGAATTGCATGACGAACTTGGGAAAAGAATTAAGAAGACTTTTTTAATAGGTATTGGTCAACAATACCAAGAAATAAAGTCTCTTTATAAAAGTTTTTCTGAAGCAAATGAAATGATCCGATTAATGCAACATATGAACGAAAAAAATGAAGTCTCCCATTTTGAGGATTATTCTGTTTATCACCTTTTGGACTCCAATATTAGTTCCTCTGAGTTGGAGGATTTTTTCCAGAAGTGTCTAGGTAAAATATATGAACACGATAAATTGCATACAACAAGTTACATTTCAACATTAGAAAACTACTTTAACAATAACCAAAACGTATCTGAAACTTCTAAAGCAATGTACTTACACAGAAATACACTCATATATAGAATAGAAAAGATTAAGGAAATATTAAATACGGACTTAAAAAATTCAGAAGAATTGCTTAGAATCCAAATCGCTTTAAAGATATTTAGAATTTTAAATAAGAATATGTAA
- the fdrA gene encoding acyl-CoA synthetase FdrA has product MIVQVVVKANTYIDSVSLMSLSTKANQIEGVEQAIIAMGTEMNKEVIRNVGLMTPEVEEAKTSDLMIVVKAENSELCESAFGSIEELFTKKNTSTKGTNEVKYSTIKSAAENIPDANLAVIAVNGAYATREARKALENNLHVMMFSDNVSIEDEIELKKLAHEKGLLMMGPDCGTAIIGNVALCFANAVRKGNIGIVGASGTGSQEISVRIHEFGGGITQLIGTGGRDLSEEVGGIMMLDGIKALEEDEATKVIVLISKPPAPSVEEKVLAQIKLCTKPVVVWFVGGDEEKVTKAGGHFAKMSKEAALKAVLLAGADESKLNKRALNLPLIDEVRAKLKPEQKYIRGLFSGGTLCDEAMHVAMEKFDNVYSNIQREPEYRLKDVKASQDHTFIDFGDDQFTQGKPHPMIDPSTRIDRFIQEAKDPSVGVIVMDFVLGFGAHEDPVGAMLPAIIEAKQLAESEGRHLEIIGYILGTELDSQNMEDQVNKLLAAGATHASSSQNAGLLAREFVVKGE; this is encoded by the coding sequence ATGATTGTTCAAGTTGTAGTTAAAGCAAACACTTATATTGATTCGGTCTCTTTAATGTCACTGTCAACCAAAGCAAACCAAATTGAAGGCGTTGAGCAAGCAATTATTGCAATGGGTACAGAAATGAATAAAGAAGTAATAAGAAATGTTGGCCTAATGACACCAGAAGTAGAAGAAGCGAAAACAAGTGATTTGATGATCGTTGTAAAAGCGGAGAATTCGGAATTGTGTGAAAGCGCTTTCGGAAGTATTGAAGAATTATTCACAAAGAAAAATACTTCTACTAAAGGTACGAATGAAGTTAAATACTCCACTATTAAATCAGCAGCAGAAAATATTCCGGATGCTAATTTAGCTGTGATAGCTGTAAATGGTGCTTACGCAACTAGAGAAGCGAGAAAGGCTCTTGAAAACAATCTTCACGTAATGATGTTTAGTGATAACGTTTCGATTGAAGACGAAATTGAATTAAAGAAACTAGCACATGAAAAAGGCTTATTAATGATGGGCCCAGACTGTGGAACTGCAATTATCGGTAATGTTGCCCTATGTTTCGCAAATGCAGTTAGAAAAGGAAACATCGGTATTGTTGGCGCATCTGGAACTGGTAGCCAAGAAATAAGTGTTCGTATTCATGAATTTGGAGGTGGAATTACACAACTTATCGGTACAGGTGGTCGTGATTTAAGTGAAGAAGTTGGCGGTATTATGATGCTTGATGGCATTAAAGCACTGGAAGAAGACGAAGCAACAAAGGTTATTGTCCTTATTTCAAAACCACCAGCACCAAGTGTGGAAGAGAAAGTATTGGCACAAATCAAACTTTGCACAAAACCGGTTGTCGTATGGTTCGTTGGCGGAGACGAAGAGAAAGTAACTAAAGCAGGCGGTCATTTTGCAAAAATGTCTAAAGAAGCTGCATTAAAAGCAGTATTACTAGCAGGTGCTGATGAAAGCAAGCTAAATAAACGCGCCTTAAACCTTCCACTTATTGACGAAGTTCGTGCAAAGTTAAAACCTGAACAAAAGTATATTCGTGGCTTATTCAGTGGTGGAACACTTTGTGATGAGGCTATGCATGTTGCAATGGAGAAATTTGATAATGTTTATAGCAACATTCAAAGAGAACCTGAATACCGCTTAAAAGATGTAAAAGCTAGTCAAGATCATACGTTTATTGATTTTGGAGATGATCAATTTACACAAGGTAAACCTCATCCAATGATCGATCCTTCGACTCGTATTGACCGATTCATTCAAGAAGCGAAAGATCCATCCGTAGGGGTTATTGTGATGGACTTTGTATTAGGATTTGGTGCACATGAAGATCCAGTTGGTGCAATGCTTCCAGCGATTATTGAAGCGAAACAATTGGCTGAAAGTGAAGGAAGACATTTAGAAATAATCGGTTATATTCTTGGTACAGAATTAGATAGTCAAAATATGGAAGATCAAGTAAACAAATTATTAGCTGCAGGAGCAACACATGCTAGCAGTAGCCAAAACGCTGGTTTATTGGCAAGAGAATTTGTAGTGAAAGGAGAATAA
- a CDS encoding DUF1116 domain-containing protein, giving the protein MSKINELFNEKLNVINVGIESFKDDMLKQNAVVTHLEWTPPGRGNPEIIAALDKLENPNVVEKIEAANKLAVERIVNSQPVLIGFDQAINVVPGMTKKTILHAGPPITWDKMNGPMKGAVTGALVFEGLAKDIEEATELAASGEITFSPCHEHNCVGSMAGVTSASMFMHIVENKTYGNIAYTNLSEQLSKILRMGANDESVITRLNWMRDVLGPMLRDAMKLNPNGIDLRLMLAQALHMGDECHNRNVAGTTLLIQALTPYLIQTDYTTEQKKEVFDFVASSDYFSGPTWMALSKCALDAAHGIENSTIVTTMARNGVEFGIRVSGVSGNTWFTGPAQKVIGPMFAGYKPEDSGLDIGDSAITETYGIGGFAMATAPAIVALVGGTVDDAINFSTKMKEITTTENPNVTIPLLDFMGIPTGIDVQKVIQTGIMPIINTAIAHKDAGIGMIGAGITNPPVEAFEKAILALSEKIQ; this is encoded by the coding sequence ATGAGTAAAATAAACGAATTATTTAATGAAAAATTAAATGTAATTAACGTGGGAATTGAATCTTTTAAAGATGATATGTTAAAGCAAAATGCAGTAGTAACGCACTTAGAGTGGACACCACCAGGTAGAGGAAATCCAGAAATTATTGCTGCACTTGATAAATTAGAGAATCCTAATGTTGTGGAAAAAATTGAGGCAGCTAACAAGCTTGCAGTAGAGCGAATTGTTAATTCACAGCCTGTGTTAATTGGTTTTGACCAAGCGATTAACGTAGTTCCTGGTATGACGAAAAAGACCATTCTACATGCAGGCCCTCCGATTACTTGGGATAAAATGAACGGCCCAATGAAAGGTGCAGTAACGGGAGCACTTGTATTTGAAGGTTTAGCTAAAGATATAGAAGAAGCAACTGAACTTGCAGCTTCAGGAGAAATTACTTTCTCTCCTTGTCATGAACACAACTGTGTAGGTTCAATGGCTGGTGTCACGTCTGCATCGATGTTTATGCACATTGTAGAAAACAAAACATACGGGAACATTGCGTATACAAATTTAAGTGAGCAACTATCTAAAATTCTTCGTATGGGTGCGAATGATGAAAGTGTTATCACTCGTCTAAATTGGATGCGAGATGTATTAGGACCAATGTTAAGAGATGCAATGAAGTTAAATCCAAATGGAATTGACTTACGCTTAATGCTTGCACAAGCACTTCATATGGGCGATGAGTGTCACAACCGAAATGTTGCAGGTACAACTTTACTTATTCAGGCTCTAACACCTTATCTTATTCAAACAGATTACACGACTGAGCAGAAAAAAGAAGTGTTTGATTTTGTAGCAAGCAGTGATTATTTCTCTGGTCCAACATGGATGGCTCTAAGTAAATGTGCGCTTGATGCTGCACATGGCATTGAGAACAGTACAATCGTGACAACGATGGCTCGTAATGGTGTAGAATTCGGAATTCGAGTAAGTGGAGTGTCTGGAAATACATGGTTTACTGGACCAGCTCAAAAAGTAATTGGACCAATGTTTGCTGGTTATAAACCAGAAGACTCAGGCCTTGATATTGGTGACAGTGCAATTACAGAGACTTATGGTATCGGTGGATTTGCAATGGCAACAGCTCCTGCAATCGTTGCGCTTGTTGGTGGAACAGTAGATGATGCGATTAACTTCTCAACTAAAATGAAGGAAATTACTACAACGGAGAATCCAAATGTGACGATCCCATTATTAGATTTCATGGGTATTCCAACTGGAATCGATGTTCAAAAAGTAATTCAAACTGGAATTATGCCAATTATTAATACTGCGATTGCACATAAAGATGCGGGAATTGGAATGATTGGTGCAGGTATTACTAATCCACCAGTAGAAGCATTCGAAAAAGCAATTCTAGCTTTAAGTGAAAAAATCCAATAG
- a CDS encoding DUF2877 domain-containing protein — protein sequence MVVAISGDGEFIQRIIESELNGFVHSVFNRTINIQCVDNNELYTIACREIDNAPNTLIINLDNFEEMNISIGDQVNSATNSISIDHKMSIPIDGVRSWKSTWSTYPTNTDVLKKNLKLMKQYIDIHGQSGGMKNKLIGESPFEQELSKMISERTSLLMTALFNKQIQQAVRHAISLLGLGPGLTPSGDDFLVGLFTSFHLENSPFSSYKWFLKEVEKEARTATNEISYMAIKTAAKGKVRESIIALVDALLEENEEQLILTLVKVLKIGSSSGTDIALGILAGLETNIKIGGTS from the coding sequence TTGGTAGTTGCGATATCTGGGGATGGTGAATTCATTCAACGTATTATTGAATCCGAGCTAAATGGATTTGTTCATAGTGTATTTAACCGAACAATTAATATTCAATGTGTTGATAATAATGAGCTGTACACCATTGCATGTAGAGAAATAGATAACGCTCCCAATACGCTAATTATTAACTTAGATAACTTTGAAGAAATGAATATAAGTATTGGGGACCAAGTAAATTCAGCTACTAATAGTATATCCATCGATCACAAAATGTCCATCCCAATTGATGGAGTAAGAAGTTGGAAAAGTACATGGTCAACTTATCCAACAAATACCGATGTTTTAAAGAAAAATTTAAAGCTAATGAAACAATACATCGATATTCATGGCCAAAGCGGCGGTATGAAAAACAAGTTGATAGGTGAAAGCCCTTTTGAACAGGAATTGTCCAAAATGATAAGTGAACGAACTAGCCTACTAATGACTGCTTTGTTCAACAAGCAGATACAACAAGCAGTTCGACATGCCATTTCTTTATTAGGGCTTGGCCCCGGATTGACACCATCTGGCGATGATTTTCTAGTTGGTTTATTCACCTCTTTTCATCTAGAAAACAGTCCTTTCTCTTCGTACAAATGGTTTTTGAAAGAAGTAGAAAAAGAAGCAAGAACCGCAACAAATGAAATTAGTTATATGGCAATAAAAACAGCAGCAAAAGGAAAAGTGCGTGAGTCAATCATTGCATTAGTTGATGCATTACTCGAAGAAAATGAAGAGCAATTGATACTCACATTAGTAAAAGTATTAAAAATTGGTTCTTCGTCTGGCACAGACATTGCTTTAGGAATTCTCGCTGGACTAGAAACGAATATAAAAATTGGAGGTACATCATGA